A genomic stretch from Engraulis encrasicolus isolate BLACKSEA-1 chromosome 12, IST_EnEncr_1.0, whole genome shotgun sequence includes:
- the znf654 gene encoding protein piccolo isoform X2 codes for MAEEDSEVELDRLKEELDSVLIDSLSDEHGHISKSYCAKFCKLVEEHTGRWQVPLPQLLVLRRALCSFVSGTSSFPPDCEHVHYALSSLALSIFELLLFFDREEFQEDPLKEILDSIQECQTCLGRHQNEYLWQVSQVIREGGPWAGTVLQGILSGAPLPPDQVSRYLGSEACMFLELRVRYLLVCERVEEAMVLTRACSQHPSAGKHLYFLQAYLTCLWRTALHERFYSKMSVIDGRDAVEMICNCEAEENDDLLLSLSRGFLSQQLRTGDMYYLWDLVFVWSKLQLRTNTSTEDFLQECNQLLLSASNEHAVFPFIKVILAEAGKRGLKFCVELCARGLQCDTDGLLQGGDVVTKALLCKTIAYLLPSDLEVCRICALLVFFLERTVENYKTVALLYTHPDQEYPLDASPVGNAVRFEVLQILKKGLQFDPEFWNLITLRSQCRRLLGGPLQKDELSAVEEPWAQACCVREPGDACNCDDPPAVTNYTPTTPVPATLTTPPRPLPTTTEPKRPPSVTTTTTTTTTHTVGGDPSFPLAKRRGRKPGVKLNKPDILPPSLRRSFRQLDVAQQNVTRYQYQHLMMGGPASRQQRLLSRTRAAELRCGWKRRGRKPRWLLEEEAAAAAAEEQAENSAPSRTPRKRKPPQARTPTSPGTGGRTPHERPRTTRTTLSPLVEGVGDCSAPVVHREVLEFSLPDNEVVLEMEVEVELEMTAEEESDETSSESSSSSSSSGAASSATEAASSTSPSPSLPEPTPIVPDHVTTARPGYKVSNPAAGAPDTNTLLKDLLKDSKKVSIPPPPAKPPPKSKRDRVWKMLENATEGWVPNTIAVFYVRQFHSYSRAHEEQGIQLDAEKEAGAVETLDLALPDAAANSTQKHTEPQVQDQAMEVEVVAASKPQGGVAGQPEKNTPLDIRLSTELSSSETVRSSGEPINTPQSTTALNRNTPSSSSSAPTDPSAPVGSSSEMAADPGGPVSLLDKSKTPHLSPAVACEAPPRAGEAASITDTIRPTSAAAAAHGATEGNLPTSPDRPSRTDQVQPTSPDRPALRTSHSSPIKTVPVLNLGAAQSELPPPEEVQAVASVPGATQNGVPPLSPPGRPVTTPSARSPIVTSPTGVLLSSLERPVTSPNRAPQSSPLRPNVTSPNGVLASSPLRPIVTSPSGVPLSSPERPVMSPNGATVSSPVRPVAMSPSAPGVGSDGAPPPLSLKSEVSPSRRSVSDTSPLKVQSSSQVTPPKLLPESLSVPELCPKSVPSEGSPARHRPTLKPPALEVTAPQNTPALPEPSLPPCLTPEHTPSHTTHSERIQVQHEPPALIPQTHTTPEKMHRLEPPSLVSQKLLKSPERMQDQQIPPALSPQNNHTPSHTASQVHTPPSLERQLTTSENALQGNASPLLPVAQVTPFATPVSTESESLSCQATPASDLPAEPPVLEHKCRLCGKVFRGGNVLRHANAHFRGSLQYSPGLCMFCDCQPSDPVEAYEHFQRHIEKLRAELPPAPMPPSVVVATRQQNGRALTPLHAPVGNPRVRKKKKKRDLWWLHKKKIPEVLELSSSHTGGGEAEGGGERGGEGGGGAAGEASSTPAGQIHSEGASLPAAQIHCEQQHQPPHRPNGTFKVKKRRRRRRAEEDLEDYSEPRVKRLRRAKARLGEGRDEVRSKRLRALALAQAQAQAQARSPAQSTGVDQGDRTPKPASGDQQQAPSAARPKNKVHKVHRVHKSNKVHKAHKVRRKAEAAPSVGKEVARAPQEAGPGGVQATGETTEDGAAGKDAVEAGDLAYQQAAQQLADAASQVAGTESQEEASKNVVTKAMQRAKEMGDLVRKMRELGTLKPKKKVGETAKHKPKKTGDAPSQKTQKALKTASLKTEQPQGEAEIQKDAVQAGEAENQQQAVQEGETAGKQSSTPVKVEETVQCSVEGCDAMLRARSTTILGHLLDCHPDNRAALEALYESKVSQGRCGFCMRRFHTPRHFADHAPRHSDCTLRHPCQHQGCTEAFRFLSSVREHMKKSHPQLQITCCFAGCQVTTDSNNNLHRHERRHYVVAPPRPKPPPRPRHRPLQRPAPSLNSPPSNGELQPNPQTPLTSPSSIPSSTPPPAATLTPVHPPPQPSTKRPYQKQPKPDPDDVDLRPRTQCSDFAVRDPAGRISDELAAHHALALAFEGGLVNGHGGDEAAATATEENQPDTRVYGSTSAKPYMRPLPCSYLDERYTSMPKRKKEEEAAAVVTSRPTVMPVVAEASSDISAKRKRCSRCFASLPSSQELEEHLKNCSTLFGFDSDDEGGF; via the exons ttggtagAGGAACATACGGGGCGATGGCAGGTTCCTCTGCCTCAGCTGCTGGTTCTCCGACGGGCCCTGTGCTCCTTCGTGAGTGGAACGTCCTCCTTCCCTCCGGATTGCGAACATGTGCACTACGCTCTCAGCAGCCTGGCCTT GAGCATCTTTGAGCTGCTCCTCTTCTTTGACAGAGAAGAGTTCCAGGAGGACCCCTTAAAGGAGATCCTTGACTCCATTCAG gAGTGCCAGACATGTTTGGGTCGGCACCAGAACGAGTACCTGTGGCAGGTGAGCCAGGTCATCAGGGAGGGGGGGCCCTGGGCAGGCACCGTGCTGCAGGGCATACTCAGTGGAGCACCGCTGCCTCCAGACCAGG TGAGTCGGTACCTGGGCTCGGAGGCGTGCATGTTCCTGGAGCTGCGTGTGCGCTACCTGCTGGTGTGTGAGCGCGTGGAGGAGGCCATGGTGCTGACCCGCGCCTGCAGCCAGCACCCCTCCGCCGGGAAACACCTGTACTTCCTACAGGCCTACCTCACCTGCCTCTGGAGGACCGCCCTGCACGAACGCTTCTACTCAAAG atgtctGTGATAGATGGCAGGGATGCGGTGGAGATGATCTGTAACTGCGAGGCGGAGGAGAACGACGACCTGCTGCTCAGCCTCAGCAGAGGGTTCCTCAGCCAACAGCTACGCACAGGAGACATGTACTACCTATG GGACCTGGTGTTTGTATGGAGTAAGCTACAGCTGAGGACCAACACGTCCACGGAAGACTTCCTGCAAGAGTGCAACCAGCTCCTGCTCTCCGCCAGCAACGAACACGCCGTCTTCCCCTTCATCAAGGTCATCCTAGCAGAG GCAGGGAAGCGTGGCCTGAAGTTCTGCGTGGAGCTGTGTGCGCGGGGGCTGCAGTGTGACACCGACGGCCTCCTCCAGGGTGGCGACGTGGTCACCAAGGCCCTGCTGTGCAAGACCATCGCCTACCTGCTGCCCTCCGACCTGGAGGTCTGCCGCATCTGTGCACTGCTCGTCTTCTTCCTGGAACGCACTGTGGAGAACTACAAGACG GTGGCGCTGCTCTACACGCACCCGGACCAGGAGTACCCGCTGGACGCCAGCCCCGTGGGCAACGCCGTGCGCTTCGAGGTGCTCCAGATCCTCAAGAAGGGGCTTCAGTTCGACCCCGAGTTCTGGAACCTCATCACGCTGCGCTCCCAGTGCCGGCGGCTCCTCGGCGGCCCGCTGCAGAAGGACGAGCTGTCGGCGGTGGAGGAGCCGTGGGCCCAGGCGTGCTGCGTACGCGAGCCCGGTGACGCCTGCAACTGCGACGACCCGCCCGCTGTCACCAACTACACCCCCACAACCCCCGTCCCTGCCACCCTTACTACGCCACCTCGGCCTTTGCCCACCACCACAGAGCCGAAAAGACCACCGtcggtcaccaccaccaccaccaccaccacgacacacACTGTAGGAGGAGATCCGTCCTTCCCCCTGGCGAAGCGAAGGGGCAGGAAGCCCGGCGTGAAGCTGAACAAGCCGGACATCTTGCCGCCGTCCCTGCGCCGCTCCTTCCGGCAGCTGGACGTGGCGCAGCAGAACGTGACGCGCTATCAGTATCAGCACCTGATGATGGGCGGCCCGGCGTCGCGGCAGCAGCGGCTCCTCTCGCGGACTCGCGCGGCCGAGCTGCGCTGCGGCTGGAAGCGGCGGGGGCGGAAACCCCGTTGGCTCCTGGAGGAAGAGGCGGCcgcggcggcggcggaggagCAGGCAGAGAACAGCGCCCCCTCCAGGACGCCCAGGAAGAGGAAGCCCCCGCAGGCGCGGACGCCGACCAGCCCTGGGACTGGGGGGAGGACGCCACACGAGCGGCCCCGTACCACGCGGACTACGTTATCCCCTCTCGTGGAGGGAGTGGGAGATTGTTCGGCTCCCGTTGTGCACAGGGAGGTCCTGGAGTTCTCGCTGCCTGATAACGAGGTGGtgttggagatggaggtggaggtggagttggagATGACTGCAGAAGAAGAGTCAGATGAGACATCGTcagagtcatcatcatcatcatcatcatcaggtgCAGCGTCATCAGCAACAGAAGCAGCATCATCAACATCGCCATCGCCATCGCTGCCTGAGCCCACACCCATAGTCCCTGACCACGTCACCACAGCTAGACCGGGCTACAAAGTCTCTAATCCTGCTGCAGGGGCACCCGACACCAACACTTTACTTAAGGACTTACTTAAGGACTCCAAAAAGGTTTCTATCCCGCCACCACCTGCAAAGCCGCCACCCAAGAGTAAGAGAGACCGAGTTTGGAAGATGCTGGAAAACGCAACCGAAGGCTGGGTTCCCAACACCATTGCGGTCTTTTACGTTAGACAGTTTCACAGCTACTCTCGTGCGCACGAGGAGCAAGGCATACAGCTGGACGCGGAGAAGGAGGCGGGAGCGGTGGAGACCTTGGACCTGGCGTTGCCAGATGCAGCAGCCAATTCAACCCAGAAACACACAGAGCCTCAGGTGCAGGATCAGGCCATGGAGGTGGAAGTTGTCGCCGCCTCCAAACCACAAGGTGGTGTTGCTGGGCAACCAGAGAAGAACACACCGCTAGACATAAGATTGTCAACTGAACTCAGCAGTTCTGAAACTGTAAGATCCTCAGGCGAACCAATCAATACTCCTCAGTCCACCACAGCCCTCAATCGCAACACtcccagtagcagcagtagtgctCCTACAGATCCCAGTGCGCCTGTTGGCAGCAGCAGCGAGATGGCTGCAGATCCTGGAGGTCCGGTGTCCCTCTTGGACAAGTCCAAGACCCCCCACCTCAGCCCAGCAGTGGCGTGCGAAGCCCCCCCAAGGGCCGGAGAAGCTGCATCGATCACAGACACGATCCGGCCAACTTCTGCAGCAGCTGCAGCTCACGGCGCAACGGAGGGAAACCTTCCGACTTCCCCAGACAGGCCTAGCAGGACAGACCAGGTCCAGCCGACCTCTCCTGACAGACCTGCCCTAAGGACGTCCCACAGCTCGCCCATCAAGACAGTGCCTGTCCTTAATCTGGGTGCCGCGCAATCAGAGTTGCCACCACCTGAAGAGGTACAGGCTGTGGCATCTGTCCCTGGCGCCACACAAAATGGAGTGCCACCCCTTTCGCCTCCTGGTCGTCCTGTGACCACGCCCAGTGCACGCAGTCCTATTGTGACATCACCCACTGGAGTGCTCCTTTCTTCTCTTGAACGTCCCGTGACGTCACCCAACCGTGCGCCCCAATCGTCCCCTCTGCGTCCCAATGTAACGTCACCTAATGGAGTGCTCGCCTCGTCCCCTCTGCGTCCTATTGTGACGTCACCCAGTGGAGtgcccctctcttctcctgaGCGTCCAGTCATGTCACCCAATGGAGCAACCGTCTCTTCCCCTGTGCGTCCTGTCGCGATGTCACCCAGTGCACCTGGTGTGGGATCAGATGGGGCGCCTCCCCCACTATCTCTCAAGTCTGAGGTGTCTCCTTCCAGGCGGTCGGTCTCTGACACCTCACCTTTGAAGGTGCAGTCATCTTCTCAGGTCACACCGCCCAAACTCTTGCCAGAATCCTTGTCAGTACCTGAACTCTGTCCCAAATCGGTGCCCAGTGAGGGCTCTCCAGCAAGGCATCGTCCTACACTAAAGCCTCCCGCACTGGAGGTCACAGCCCCACAAAACACTCCAGCGCTACCTGAGCCTAGCCTCCCACCATGCctcacacctgaacacacaccatctcacacgACACACTCAGAGAGAATACAAGTCCAACACGAACCACCAGCGTTaatcccacagacacacacaacgccCGAGAAAATGCATCGTTTGGAACCACCATCGTTGGTGTCACAGAAACTCCTGAAATCTCCTGAAAGGATGCAAGACCAACAAATACCACCGGCTTTATCCCCACAGAACAACCACACACCGTCTCACACAGCCTCGCAAGTACACACACCGCCATCACTCGAACGCCAACTGACGACGTCTGAGAATGCACTACAGGGCAATGCATCCCCTCTTTTGCCCGTGGCCCAAGTAACTCCATTTGCCACTCCTGTGTCAACAGAGTCAGAGTCGCTGTCGTGTCAGGCCACCCCTGCGTCCGACTTGCCGGCCGAGCCTCCCGTGCTGGAGCACAAGTGCCGCCTCTGTGGCAAGGTGTTCAGGGGCGGCAACGTCCTGCGCCACGCCAACGCCCACTTCCGCGGAAGTTTGCAGTATTCTCCGGGCCTGTGCATGTTCTGCGATTGCCAGCCCAGCGACCCGGTCGAAGCCTACGAGCACTTCCAACGGCACATCGAGAAGCTTCGAGCAGAGCTGCCCCCTGCACCCATGCCGCCCAGCGTGGTCGTGGCAACACGGCAGCAGAATGGCCGCGCCCTCACACCCCTGCATGCGCCAGTGGGGAACCCCAGagtaaggaagaaaaagaagaagagggacTTATGGTGGCTGCACAAAAAGAAGATCCCAGAAGTGCTGGAGTTATCGTCATCCCACACTGGGGGAGGTGAAGCTGAAGGgggaggtgaacggggaggtgAAGGGGGAGGTGGAGCTGCAGGTGAGGCATCATCAACACCCGCTGGGCAAATACACAGTGAGGGGGCATCACTTCCGGCTGCGCAAATACACTGTGAGCAACAGCATCAACCTCCACACAGGCCCAACGGGACATTCAAAGTAAAGAAGCGGCGCAGAAGACGGCGGGCAGAAGAGGACTTGGAGGATTACTCGGAGCCACGGGTGAAGAGGCTGAGGAGAGCGAAGGCTAGACTTGGAGAGGGGAGGGACGAGGTGAGGAGCAAGCGTCTCCGAGCCCTTGCcttggcccaggcccaggcccaagcTCAGGCTCGATCCCCGGCCCAGAGCACCGGGGTGGATCAGGGGGATCGGACTCCGAAGCCGGCCTCTGGAGACCAGCAGCAGGCCCCATCCGCAGCCAGGCCCAAGAACAAAGTCCACAAAGTTCACAGAGTCCACAAGTCGAACAAGGTCCACAAAGCACACAAGGTCCGGAGGAAGGCAGAAGCGGCGCCCAGCGTGGGGAAGGAAGTTGCGAGAGCGCCGCAAGAGGCTGGACCTGGTGGCGTACAGGCGACGGGTGAAACGACCGAGGACGGGGCAGCTGGGAAGGATGCTGTAGAGGCGGGTGACCTGGCATACCAGCAAGCTGCACAGCAGCTAGCTGATGCAGCAAGCCAGGTGGCAGGTACAGAAAGCCAGGAGGAGGCCTCCAAAAATGTGGTTACCAAGGCAATGCAAAGGGCTAAAGAGATGGGCGACCTGGTCCGAAAAATGCGTGAACTGGGAACGCTGAAGCCCAAAAAGAAGGTGGGTGAAACGGCAAAGCACAAGCCCAAGAAAACGGGCGATGCGCCAAGTCAAAAGACCCAAAAAGCACTGAAGACAGCAAGCCTAAAGACTGAACAGCCGCAGGGTGAAGCGGAAATCCAGAAGGACGCCGTACAGGCAGGTGAAGCGGAAAACCAGCAGCAGGCCGTACAGGAAGGTGAAACGGCAGGCAAGCAGAGCAGCACACCAGTTAAGGTGGAGGAGACTGTTCAATGTTCCGTGGAGGGTTGTGACGCCATGCTAAGAGCTCGGAGCACAACGATCCTGGGTCACCTGCTGGACTGTCACCCCGACAACCGGGCGGCCCTCGAGGCGCTCTACGAGTCCAAGGTCTCCCAGGGCCGCTGCGGGTTCTGCATGCGTCGCTTCCACACCCCGCGGCACTTTGCCGACCACGCGCCGCGCCACAGCGACTGCACCCTGCGCCACCCGTGCCAGCATCAGGGCTGCACGGAGGCCTTCCGCTTCCTGTCGTCCGTGCGCGAGCACATGAAGAAGAGCCACCCGCAGCTGCAAATCACCTGCTGTTTTGCCGGTTGCCAGGTGACGACCGACAGCAACAACAATCTGCATCGCCACGAGCGGAGGCATTACGTCGTCGCCCCCCCGCGGCCCAAACCTCCGCCCAGACCCCGTCACAGACCGTTGCAGAGACCGGCGCCCTCGCTCAACAGCCCCCCTTCCAATGGAGAGTTGCAGCCTAATCCTCAGACTCCGCTCACCTCTCCCTCGTCTATACcctcctcaactcctcctcctgctgctactCTCACGCCCGTTCACCCGCCCCCTCAGCCGAGCACAAAGAGACCTTATCAGAAGCAACCCAAACCCGACCCTGATGACGTGGACCTGAGACCCAGGACGCAATGCTCTGACTTTGCGGTGCGGGACCCTGCTGGCAGGATATCGGACGAGCTGGCAGCTCATCACGCTCTCGCCCTCGCCTTCGAAGGCGGCTTGGTGAACGGGCACGGGGGTGACGAGGCGGCGGCCACGGCCACGGAAGAGAACCAGCCGGACACACGCGTGTACGGGAGCACGAGTGCCAAGCCCTACATGCGGCCCCTGCCCTGCTCCTACCTGGACGAGCGGTACACCAGCATGCCCAAAcgcaagaaggaggaggaggcggcggcggtCGTGACGAGTAGGCCGACGGTGATGCCCGTCGTGGCGGAGGCGTCTAGCGATATCAGCGCCAAAAGGAAGCGGTGCTCACGGTGCTTCGCCTCCCTCCCCAGCTCACAGGAGCTGGAGGAACACCTCAAGAACTGCTCCACACTCTTCGGGTTCGACTCTGACGACGAAG GAggcttttga